In the genome of Myripristis murdjan chromosome 21, fMyrMur1.1, whole genome shotgun sequence, the window tgaagacTTTCCAATTGTCTTTGAAGATCTGAAATTCACTCAGTATAGTCACTAGGGTCTGACAACACTCAAATTATGAATGTGATTAAATCCCTCTTTCACATGGaagttcagttcatttgttCATCTTTAATATGGTCACACAGCACAATGGTCAGCTGTGTTTGTTCTGTTGTCCTCTCTGTTTGAaactttcatttaattttacaatAAAGTGGGAGTACTAGGTGAGTTTCTTTTTATCTCTGTAGTCTCACCATCAGTCTGGTCGTCACTGGTGTAGCCAGGTTCATTCTGGTAGCAGAAGAAGGTGAGGGGCAGCAGCAGTTTCCTGGCTAAAGCAGCCTGCTCAGCAGTGGGCTCTCTGACATACACCACCTCCACTTCAGAGTCTGAGTCAGAGCCTGCGTTGCCTTCTTCTGCCTGAGGGGGCGCTaccacacagaggaaacacacattAAGCCTAGGAAGGGTCTGCTTAAGAAGGGGTACAATAGTAGAAATGAAGTTACTTTGTATAATACCGATGTTGTCTCCTGTATATCCAGGTGTtagttacacacaaacaaaacacatgcatggCAAACCTAACAGCATGCTTTTCTTCCAGTGTAAATGACTGTCAAACATACTTAGATGTTCACTGGAAAACCTCAGTCACGCAATTATAAGTAATTGTAAGTAATTTATACTGAAGTGATGtgttcagaaaatgtttcattaagAATGCATTTCCttgtatttttgtaatgttgcaactaacaattattttcaacaTCAATTATTCTGTCAAATATTTTATGATTAATGGATTGTTTgttccataaaatgtcagaaaatagtgaaaaatgatgatcATAATTTCCCACAGTCAATGTCTAGTTTTATCCCAACCAGCAGTCCACAACCCAAAGGTATTTGCTTTACTGTCATAGAGGACTAATGATAAGGGAAAACACATATCTGAGATGCTGGAATCAGAaattgtaaatttttttcttaagaaaaGACTCAAAACGGTTCATCATTTATCATAGTAGTTGGTGATTTAATAGCTGACAACGAATCAATTATTGGACTAATTGTTAGAGCTCTAGACCACAGTCAAATCAAAACCCAACCACttacaaaacacagaggagcacTACACTACCTAAACCTCTACCCCAGTCACCCCAGGTAGACATTACTGGTGAGGACCAGATTGGACAGGGATTGCATTTCATGCTGTTGCTACACATCTTGCACTAAAAATGGTGTATGTGACGTTGGTACAGTGCATTCCTCTGCAAGGAAATGCTCTCAGTGGAATCTTGTGAGCTCACCTTTCAAACGTGGGAGGAGAACACAGGCTATGGCCCATGTGCCTCTTGTTGCTATCCAAAGTGGCAGGTTTATTTTGCCTCTGTCAACTCTCAGAAGTTCCACTACACATTCGAGGTCAGCACTGTGGTGTGAGTCCAACACTATCATAGCCCCACACACAAATTTGAGCTTTGCAACCCTAAAGATGACTAAATTTTTAGGACTGTTAGATTTTGGACCATACCTGGATGAGGAACTCAGGCTTGCTACTTTTACCTCTCCACTTAACACTCATTTTAAAGTGATTTAACATAATGCGCTTTTATTAAATGTATCAATTTTTAtcaatatttgttttggttcacTGTTACTTTTATTATATAGCTTGTACCATTTATAGCACTTAAACTTTTAAAGACATGCCATAAAAGTAATAGTAAATTATATGATTACAGCCCTTGGTACAAGTCAAAACTGCCACCTCCTTTGTTAACACACACTACACATGCAACACATTagcttctttgtttttccactccgTGCAGCCTGGTTATTTTGTTCACGTGGTGAGGGCCAGCTAGGTGACAGCTGAGAAGGTGACAACACACATTGCAGTGATAAGAGTACCTGGGGGCTCAAATTGGGTGGTTGATGTGCTGGTCCAAAAAGCCATTGGGTTATCTTTGAAAAGCCTAAAATCCAACCCTAAAAGATGATGGGTTGTTGGGTGAAAAGAAACTAATTGTGAGGCTGGGATTATAGTCACACAAACAAGTAGGCTAAAACTGTTCAAATAAAAGTCTGACATACTCTACTACTGTGTGTAAACACAGCATGATTATGTAAAAGCTGTTTATAAAAAGCGTGTGATAGACAATATTTTTGAGGGTATGCATCACATGAACATTCATTAAAGCTCACTATGGCTTATTAATAGTATGCATTGTTAACTATGTTACATATGAAATATGTTAAGTGCTGCATTAAGGGTGAAAAGGGAATGAGTGACTTTAAGAATATTTTTGTCCTGTCAAAAACTGAGCATGGGGTGGGCCATGAGAGGATGATGGACTAATGAGATGGAAGGAAATGATCCCATTGTCATGTAATGGGATAATGGGATAAATGTTGTCAtattttcattcaaaaacaagCACAGGTAAAGTAAAACGTATCGTTCAAACAGAATTAAACAAATGGAGGCTTGCTGAAGAGAAAGTCTTACCTTTCTCAGGGATTCTGAATGCAGGTGTTGCAGATGAAGCCTGAGCAGGACGTCCACCATCTTTGGCTTTGAAACTGGATGCAGAATCCAGACCATCAGAAGCAGATTTGGGAGTACCGAAGATCTTCTGAAGACTATCAGAGCCAAAAACAAACTTAGGAGGAGACACCACTGCCTTGGAGGGGTTGGCTGGGCTATGTGACCCATCTGCTGTGGTCTTACTGTCAGAAGAAAGCTCTGCACATTCTTTGGTGGTCTCCTCCAGAACAGCAATTGCTGCCTTTCCACATGCTATGgcagctcctgctgctgcagatcCTGCAGCTCCAGCATCTTGAGGAGTGGCCACCCTAGATGTTACTGGGGTCAACAGTACCTCTTTTTCTTGTGCATTCTTGGCTTCTTCAAAGACCTCTTTGAATGTGTTGGCAACATCCTGCAGCTTGAACCTCACAGCCAACTGTTCAACTTTACCCTCTCTACCTTCAGCAAAATCCCATGCACTCCAGACCCAGGCCTTCTCAGCACCCATCATGGGTTCCAACTTCATGGCTGCTGTGATCCAGTGGTTGGCACAGATCTTGAGTACCTGGTCCCTCCTCATGATCAACCTCACCCGTCTAGTGTCGTAATTCTGCAAGATCTTGAGGTCTCCAATACCCCTCTCTTTCCACTGACTCAGGTCTTTATCGTAACGATATAGTTTGGCCCTATGACTGAAGACCACCTGCTCGTTTTCCTCTCCTGTGGAAATCTCCACTAGGTCAGGTAATGGGACCACAGGTTCGAAGTACTGGCCATCCCTCTCCTCATCCTGTGTCAAGTCTTGTTCATCATCAGTGCCCACTGAGGCTCTACTCTGGTTAAGCTTAGCAGGAGACTTAGAGGGACTGATGCCTGGTTGGAAGCTGAAGCTAAATCCGCCTGTGGATTCCCCAAAACGGAAAAGGTTCTTTCTAATGGGGCTACTAGCAATGGGAGAAGCAGAAACCGATGTGTCAACAGTATCGTCTAAAGCCTCCTCCCTAAGGTCATAATTGTCCCACTCTAAAGTGGGTCCAGTGCTTTCAGCATGAGGTTTGATTACAAGGCTGGAAACATTGCTGGATGTTATGTCTGTCTCACTTTCATTATCCTTTATCTTTGTTTTCTCATCGGTCAAGAACGACTTCAAGTCTTTCAAGCCAGACTTCATTTCTTCAGCTTTCTGAATAAGATGTGCTGTTCTGCCTGTGTCAACAAGCTTGTGGGGGGTTTGCAGAGGGATGTCTAGGAGAAGCCTCTGGCACTCCTCAAACTTCTGCTTAAACTCCTCAGCCAGCTCTGGGGTTTTGAACTTGGCAGCCAGCTGTTCCAATTTGGCATCTCCATCAGAGAAATCATTGGCCAGCCACATCCATGCTTTGTCAGAGCCAGCCAGGGGCTTAAGGTTCATGGTGGTGGTTATCCAGTGGTTGGCACATACCTTCAGAACCTGCTCTCTTCTCATCAGCACTCTCAGCCGGCCATTGGTGGTGTTTTTCAAGAATTTGAGAATTCCCACGCCACGCTCTTTCCATTGACTGGTGCTGGGATCAAATCTGAACAGCTTGACACGCTGGGAGTAAAGAACCTGTTCATCCTCTTCTCCTGTAACCAAGTCAACCTTCTCAGGCATCTGGACAACTGGCTCAAACTGGATGTCATCATTCTCCTCCGTCTTGTACATatcttcttcctcctgttcAACTGAGGTGTCTGCTTTGTTGGGAGTTGCCTGGAATGATGAGAATAGCTGCTCGCCAGCCCGAGAGAAACCTTTGAAATTGGGGTCCTTCTGGCCAAACTGGAAGTCTCCCCCAGAAGACTTAGCCAAGTCTGCAAAACTGAATGTATTGGGTTTTCCAGTAAACAGGGGATTCTTATCTTGCTCTGGTGCACCCACTTCTGTTGTAGACtcaatttctttctctttgtgttggTCAGCTATGCTTTTCAGGAACATTGAGGCAGACCCTGATGTAGGTGTTTCAGTACCCATTGCGGGAGTCTCTTTCGCAGTGTCCTGAGTACAAAATTTGAAGCCACTGGCTGGAATGGGCATTGAGAACGAGAAGCCTGAGGAACCAAACTTGAAGGAACCATCAGagtttttatctttgttttgaCCAAACTGAAAAGTGCTGCCACTCCCAAGGGCGGTTGTAAAGCCAGTTCCAGGTGGTTGGCTCCCTGAATCCTTTGTTCCAAAGCTAAAATTGAAGGTGGATGCTGAGGGAGCATTGCTGGTTGTGCTTTTAGAATTGGGATTAGGTGTCTGGCAGGACACACATTGACTGGCAGAAGCAGTATTCCTCACCAGACAAGTGTCACAGTCCCACTGTCCATCTTTCTTGCCAAACATGGCTCCCAAGGAAGGGGTGGGGCACTCGGCCTGACAGGAAGCACATTTAGAGGCTGATGCATCATTTCTAACTAGGCAGGAATTGCAGTCCCACTGCCCATCTTTCTTTGCAAAAGCAGCACCAAAACCTGATGCAGCTGACACGGTCGATGGTTTTGATGTTGCTTGACCATCCACTGTTGATTTAGCTATGGGGTTGGGATTTTTACAGGAGACACAAGTGTTTGCAGAAGATTCATTTCTTACACAGCAAATGTCACAGTCCCATTGTCCTGGCTTCTTGCCAAACTGAGCAGAAAACCCAGAGCCAAAAGCAGAGGCTGAAGGTTTTGCAGCTTCTGCTGGTGCTGTGGTAGTTGTTTTATCGGAGGGTTGAGGAGTTTGACAGGCAACACAACTGCTTGCAGAAGACTCATTTGACACATAACATGTGCCACAGTCCCACTGCCCTGGTTTCTTGCCAAATTGGGCAGAAAACCCAGAGCCAAAAGAAGAGGCTGAAGGCTTTGCAGCTTCTGCTGGTGCTGTGGCAGTTGTTTTATCTGAGGGTTTAGGAGTTTGACAGGCAACACAACTGCTTGCAGAAGACTCATTTGACACATAACATGTGCCACAGTCCCACTGCCCTGGTTTCTTGCCAAATTGGGCAGAAAACCCAGAGCCAAAAGCGGAGGTTGAAGTCTTTGCAGCTTCTGTTGGTGCTGTGGCAGTTGTTTTGGGAGGGGGTTTAAGATCTTCACAGGAAACACAACTGTTTGCAGATGATTCATTTGACACATAACAAGTCTCACAATCCCACTGCTCTGGCTTCTTGCCAAACTGAGCTCCAAAGCCAGAAGCAAATGCACTGGATGCTGTGTCAGCAGGTGTTGTTGAAGCACTAGTGCCAAATGTAAATGAAGAAGGTATGGAAGCTCCAAAAGCCCCAAATCCAGTGAATTTAGAGCTTGTATTAATGGGTTTTGATGAATCTGTtccaaatttgaacataaaGCCACCTGTTGAAGTTGGACCTCCAGCAAGGCCTTTGGTTTCACTTGCAGCCGTAGTATCGGGCTTTGATGAAGAATTAGGATTAGCACTCTGACAAGCAGCACACTGCATAGCCATAGCCTTATTTCTTACAAAGCACACACTGCAGTCCCATTCCCCTTCTTTAAGTACAAACTGGGCTCCAAATGTTGCTGCTTGATGTTCAGAGGACTTGAGGcttgtttctttcttctcctgctggTCATGCTTCTCTGGTGACTTGGGCATAATTTTCTGGGCTTCTTCAAACttggttttgaaaagtgctgccTCATCTGCTGTTTTGAAGCGGATGGCCAGCTGCTCAGGCTTGGGCTGTTCGTCTGCATAATCAATGGCATTCCATACCCAGGACTTGTCTGAACCAGCATTTGGTTTCAGTAGCATATCAGCAGTGATGTAGTGGTTGGCACAGATCTTCAGGACCTGTTCCCTCCTCATCAAGAGACGGACTTTACCTGAGGTGCTGTGCTTTAAGATTTTAACATTGCCGATGCCCCGTTCCTTCCACTCCTTTGTCTCTGTATCAAATCGAAACAACTTTGCTCGGTTGCAgaacatctcctcctcctcttcctcacctgttTTCACATCTACTTTATCAGGCAGGGGTACAATGGGCTCAAAATGAGGGccatcctcatcttcctccacaTGAGTGCTATCATTGTCACTCTCTGCTGCCCTTTCTTCTTCTGTAGACTTGGCCATCTCAAATATAGGCTTGGTGACATCCCCAAATTTGAATGGCTGATCCATTTTTCCAAACAGGCCTCCAGTGCCTGTGTTCTGTGCAGCCTCAGCAAAAGAGAAGCCAGAACCAGTGCCAAATTTAAAGATACCTGTCTGGCTGGGTGGCTGCTCCTGAGCCGGAGGCTTTTGTTCAGGAATATTATCTGTTTTGGTGGAAATGTCTGATGTTAGAAGACCAAGCAAGCTCTCACTGTGTTTTGCCTGAGAGGCAGAGAAGGTGAAGTCTCCATCATTGGATTTGAAGTTGGAATTAAATTTAAAAGCAGCTGAAGGTGTGGACTGGGCAACTGTCCCTGCTCCGAAACTAGGCACTTTGGGGACTTCAGAAGGTGCCTGCTGTCCAAAAGAAATCTTCCCAAAGTCCATGGGCTTCCCCTCAATGCTCTTTGGTGGCTGAACAGGAACTACAGATGGTTTGGTGAAATAGCCAGGTTCAGGAAGGGGAGGGTTGGTGGTTGGCTGTGTGACACCATGTCCGCAATGTTCCTCAGTGTACGGGGAAATGAGGCTTGTGGCTGGTGACTCAAAGCGGAGAGGGCCACCAAAGACTGGCTCCTGAGGATAGATGCAGGCTGAGGCTGTTTGCAAGGGAGGTGTATGGGTGGGTGGCTGGTAAGTATATATATGCTGCTGTGGTGGCATACGATTCATGCTATACATTGGAccctgtaaacaaaacaaaacaagatttaCTCAGTGCAAGCCTGTTGAGGACAGCAGCACATatcaaaaatataatttctaGGTAATAATTACCTTAGTAGGAGTTACATTTGCTGCTGTGCGAAGGAGATATTGAGAGTTATAAGCAGGAGATGGGATGTGGTATACAGAAGGACCTGTAGTGGCaactgagagaaaaatataagAATGTTCAATATAGAAATTATATTCCCATGCTTGAGATGACTTTTGAGAAAATCAGGtaatacattttacagtaaGTTTAACAGTCTTATTTTGTTCTATATAGTATAATGACCTGTTAGCGGAGCTCCATGGAAGGATTGGACTGGTGTGTAGGGTTCCTGTAGACCCTCAGCCCCATAACTCTCTCCATACATCCTGTGGTAAGGAGAGCCTGTGTTTCCAGAGGTGTTGTGTCTCAGATCATGAACCTCATTCTGCAAAATAAAGCTTAGTTAAGATTTACTCCATTAAATACACCAATACAGAGCATTCTACCagactcaaacaaacaaacaaaaacacagtgactTAACTTCAATATACCTTAATTTTGCAAGAGTAAAGAACAAAGgaaattttatatattttaagtCTGACCTTTAGGGCTTCTACTTGCTGACAGAGCATCTGTAGGAGGGTCTTTTGGTCCTCTACCCAGTGGGGTGGTGTCTTGGGTGAAATCTGGATGAAAGGAAAAATAGATTGGAGAAAAATATCATTTTCAATAGGTATGTTTTCTGCAATAAATATAATGAAACACACATCTGTAGTCATCATAACATGTCAAGTGGTCATTTGAATGAATGGCCCGTTTAATATATTAATCATACCAGGTGTCTTTTGGAGGGCGAGACAATGCTTTTGTTTGGGGAAGGAGTGGAGAACTTGATATGGGATATGGTGGCAGCAGTTTCAGTGAGGTGAGCAGGGCTGGAGTGGGCTGGTCCTCCTcgtccctcttcctcctcctcatccatgGCCTCCCCGCCCTCCCCTAGCTGCTGATTCACCTCATTCAGGAGGTCCATAACCTCCTCCATGGACACTGGCAGCTAGGGCACAAAATACAACTGATGGTTTATGACAGTTCTGGAGTTATTCACATTTAGTGACAAATTGGAATACATTTTCTCTGAATCCAAAGGATCCACTTGTCAGCACTAAGGGACGCAAATATGAAAACTTATCAGTACTACAGTAATATAAACTGTTATCTACTCCTTGTTACCTCATGTTGGAAACAGACGATCATTAACCATCAAGAGTAAAATAAGCAGATAGTGTTACTTATGAGATATGGCTTAGGGAGGTGAGAAACAGTACTCACTTTCTCTATGTCATCAGCATTGGCATTGTAGATCTTTGACAGGTAAGTCCTGAACTTCCTAAGGAACATAATGCACCTGTCTTGGGTCTCCTCAACCCCATTGCCTGCCTCCTCTGATAGCCGCTGATAGATCTGCCGAGAAACACCAATAGcatcaacaataacaaataCTGGAACATCCCTAAATAGCATCCTCAAAATCCTCAATCAAAACAAGCAACAACCAAGAAACAGTTTGGTGCACCAATAGTGTTTGCAGGACCAGTGCCAATCAATTTCACAAGTACTGTTGCAAATGCAGGCTATGAGTTATCATTTTCTTCACTTCTTTATGTGCTGACCTAGAGTGATTaagctgttttttctgttaatcCATACATCTTTTGGCCCAACTTCGAtgacttattttcttttataattttaaataaattggcTTCACTTATTTtatgataaatgaatgaataatgtgCATGAACGACAGTGAACCAAGGAGCACTTGGATTGGTACTTGTATCAGTACAGATAATAGCATTGGTCTACTTCTCTCAagaaggattataaaaaaaaaatgaacagccaCTATTCAAATCAAATTGTTCAAGGAAGGATATGCTGTGAAGAATCCCAAAGCCTAGCCTACCCGAGCCAGATGCCAGTGAGATGACATGTTATTGACAGTTTCCAGGGTAGCAATGGCCTCCTCCGTCTTGCCTTCAATGTCCAGGAGAGCAGAAAATGCTATCATGGCTTCCTCTTCAAATCCCTTCACTGCTGAAATCTGAAAGtaagtggacacacacacacacacacacttaagtaCTTCATAAGCAGTGGAAATCAAGCTCCTAATGCTTTAAGTGTTATCTGAGTGCCAGGTTTTACCCTTGAGCTGCGGAGGCTACAGAAGCACTTCATAAGTGAACAATATAACTATAACAGGGTTCCATATTTCACATGTTTTATACATTCACAAACTAAAAGTCAGAGCTTGAAGTTACAGCCTGTTTCTGCTAAACAGCACCCCCATTTGGCAGTGCTGTTCTAATAGGATGCACCGCTTTTTGGCCAATCATAAGCAAAAGTTGGTCACTGCTACAGCAAAGAATGACCTCAAGTCACTATCACAATAAACTGAAACATTCATCTTAATAATGATAAAGtaacaatttattttatgtgccTTTTACACACTACCATTCAACCAGTTTACAGTTTCCAACCAGTTTCCTGACAACTAAAAATGTCTGTActacatttattatattttttaatggcTTAACTTTCTGGTAACAAATAAAGCCACACTGACATTTCTGACCTGGATATCCTTGGAGGGAAAGTGTATGAAGAGTGGGTCGAAGGGTTCAGGGATACCGCGTCTGTTTTTGATCTTGTCCAACAGTGGGAGAACAACTTTCCAGTAGTGGACACTGCGGCCAATGTACTCCTTCTGATCGTAGTATGAGTTTACTCCGAAACCCTGCATTATCCAACACAGAACCATGGGTGAATATCAGGGAGAATAAGATTGCCACATTAGTTTAGGGTGGCTATGGCATAAACCTTGTGCATCCACATTTgacaaacagaaataatttatgtACCTCAAATTAACAGCTATCaaaacacagactgacacaAATTTTAACATTTGGTTGTTTGGAAACTGATGGTAATAGTTTCACTAGTGAACACTgacatcacaaaaaataaacatacactgtaacagtcagtgtgtgtgtgtgtgttcagaaatTTTATAACAGACACCTCGCCCTATCATATTTAACTGTTGTGACAGAAAGGGGCAGGTGTAAAGGCATGAGTGTCTACATAGTGCCAGCTTAGGCACTGAATAAATGCTGCCTATCTATCTgcgcttgtgtgcatgtgcacaacCACTGGAATTACTGACTCCTTTCCGGCTACATTAGCAAAGGTATTCTTTTGCTTTTATGGAGAAATTTGTCTTGAATTTGACTGTCATATTACTGGCGCACAGagcattttagttttaaaacataaatgatTTTGTAGTTGTTTGTGTACTAAAAATATTCTAATGGTAGGATGTACAAATATGCCCAACCGGCAGGCATAAGCTGTGAGCAATACAAGCCTCAAGCTTGCACACTACCTGATTTGGCAGACTGATTGTAGTACAAAATGTCAAAGACAATACTGTGTTTACAACAAATTTACAACTCCATTGTTCTGCTACTgaaaatttcatctatcatctGTACCTTGTTTACCATTTAGGCTAATACTTAATGTAGACAACTGAGAATTAAACTACCATTCATGAATTAAATTCACTAGAGTACTTTGGCATTTAGAATCAAGGTAgttaaaatgccatttaaagacaggaaaacaaagctGGCTACTTTTCCTACTCGTCTGGCTATTCAGTGAACTACTGTaaaacactgtgtgtatgtgtgtatttactgtttGGCTGAGATGTTGAGCCCAGTGGATGGGCAGTGCTGGTTGGAGGCCATGTTTCTCTCCAGCTCTCAGGGTGGTCAGTCCATGCTGCACAATCATCCGCAGTTTGGCTGACATGCCAGGCCTGCAAAGGGAGAAACAGTGACTAAAACAAAGTGATGCTTAATTTAATCATGCAACTTAGCTCATATGCTGTAGGCTGCCTATACAAAACCTGCTGTGGGTGATCTTTTTGGGCATCTTTACAGGTAATAAATTAGTATTCAATTAAATTGCATATCTGTTGTGGACAAAACTGACTGGccaatatctgatttttaattatGGCTAcgacgctgaagccctccccccacagtttcaaaaaatcctagaggaaaccctgctGGCATTTGGCATCTTAAGTTTTCGTGGTGAGTTTAAGCCCCATATGAGCTATCTATGCCTATCTATAGATCTGAGTGGAGATGAAGATGCAAACACTGTCAGGCTACAAGTGAAAAGCTTTACTTCAGTATCTTTGAGCTGGATAATAGAGTTATTACAATCGATTCAGGAAGTGGAACTGGCATACTGTCAGGGAAAGCACTGGAGACTGCTTATGATGTGTTTTTGATAACAAATCTAAGTATAATGTCGATAAATGACAGCAGCATCTCTTTCTCCTAGGGCGACATGTTACTACAGCACTACATCATCTGCTTATTTAGATCCCAGCGGTTGTGGCCTGACTCACGCAGCTCGTTTGTGGATGAGGCTGTAGATGGCATCCCAccactccctctgtctgtcagtaGACAGGAGGCGCAGGAGGGGCAAAGGGAGGCAGCGAGGCTCatagagctgctgctgttgctgctggacaCCACTGCTGATCTTCAGCGTCTCCTGGAGCTGACTGTGGCTGCAGAATACCACACCAGACACAAACACCTGGGGGGAGTTGACGACACAAGACAAACTGGTTTACATATGGCCTGATAATGACAGAGACTGAGAAGCAAGTGTG includes:
- the ranbp2 gene encoding E3 SUMO-protein ligase RanBP2 isoform X4; protein product: MRRSKAEVDRYILSVQSSSPSLKEKPIKGFLFAKLYFEAKEYELAKRHVSEYLKVQERDPKAHKFLGQLYEREGEVNKAVGCYKRSVELNPAQRDLVLKVAELLVNKEECDSRAEFWVEKAAKLLPGSPAVFNLKECLLSRQGQQGWNQLFDLLQAELAARPADAHVNVKLVQLYSQDGRLDEAVKHCLAAERRGLLRHSLDWYTVVVHTLQEYLAQPSVSSNEKMCRRLQRELLLAHCSLLRITLTVSGVQPSLDALTSFDQAMQTLSSTAGSQTDDLCEVFVEMRGHLYLHAATLLLKLAQERQQTWRAVVDLAALCYLLAYQVPRPKAKVTKGDQTAPQLIELLANDRQSQAGHMLLNLSADTHTFIREVVEAFGNRSGQGSLFDLLFGPRASTSASFIANDDIRSISTQAPELSHLSKWDNGSILLHGGDLQHLSWLGLQWALQAHRPALRDWLKQLFPRLTLETSKLDTSAPESICLLDLEVFVSGVVFCSHSQLQETLKISSGVQQQQQQLYEPRCLPLPLLRLLSTDRQREWWDAIYSLIHKRAAPGMSAKLRMIVQHGLTTLRAGEKHGLQPALPIHWAQHLSQTGFGVNSYYDQKEYIGRSVHYWKVVLPLLDKIKNRRGIPEPFDPLFIHFPSKDIQISAVKGFEEEAMIAFSALLDIEGKTEEAIATLETVNNMSSHWHLARIYQRLSEEAGNGVEETQDRCIMFLRKFRTYLSKIYNANADDIEKLPVSMEEVMDLLNEVNQQLGEGGEAMDEEEEEGRGGPAHSSPAHLTETAATISHIKFSTPSPNKSIVSPSKRHLISPKTPPHWVEDQKTLLQMLCQQVEALKNEVHDLRHNTSGNTGSPYHRMYGESYGAEGLQEPYTPVQSFHGAPLTVATTGPSVYHIPSPAYNSQYLLRTAANVTPTKGPMYSMNRMPPQQHIYTYQPPTHTPPLQTASACIYPQEPVFGGPLRFESPATSLISPYTEEHCGHGVTQPTTNPPLPEPGYFTKPSVVPVQPPKSIEGKPMDFGKISFGQQAPSEVPKVPSFGAGTVAQSTPSAAFKFNSNFKSNDGDFTFSASQAKHSESLLGLLTSDISTKTDNIPEQKPPAQEQPPSQTGIFKFGTGSGFSFAEAAQNTGTGGLFGKMDQPFKFGDVTKPIFEMAKSTEEERAAESDNDSTHVEEDEDGPHFEPIVPLPDKVDVKTGEEEEEEMFCNRAKLFRFDTETKEWKERGIGNVKILKHSTSGKVRLLMRREQVLKICANHYITADMLLKPNAGSDKSWVWNAIDYADEQPKPEQLAIRFKTADEAALFKTKFEEAQKIMPKSPEKHDQQEKKETSLKSSEHQAATFGAQFVLKEGEWDCSVCFVRNKAMAMQCAACQSANPNSSSKPDTTAASETKGLAGGPTSTGGFMFKFGTDSSKPINTSSKFTGFGAFGASIPSSFTFGTSASTTPADTASSAFASGFGAQFGKKPEQWDCETCYVSNESSANSCVSCEDLKPPPKTTATAPTEAAKTSTSAFGSGFSAQFGKKPGQWDCGTCYVSNESSASSCVACQTPKPSDKTTATAPAEAAKPSASSFGSGFSAQFGKKPGQWDCGTCYVSNESSASSCVACQTPQPSDKTTTTAPAEAAKPSASAFGSGFSAQFGKKPGQWDCDICCVRNESSANTCVSCKNPNPIAKSTVDGQATSKPSTVSAASGFGAAFAKKDGQWDCNSCLVRNDASASKCASCQAECPTPSLGAMFGKKDGQWDCDTCLVRNTASASQCVSCQTPNPNSKSTTSNAPSASTFNFSFGTKDSGSQPPGTGFTTALGSGSTFQFGQNKDKNSDGSFKFGSSGFSFSMPIPASGFKFCTQDTAKETPAMGTETPTSGSASMFLKSIADQHKEKEIESTTEVGAPEQDKNPLFTGKPNTFSFADLAKSSGGDFQFGQKDPNFKGFSRAGEQLFSSFQATPNKADTSVEQEEEDMYKTEENDDIQFEPVVQMPEKVDLVTGEEDEQVLYSQRVKLFRFDPSTSQWKERGVGILKFLKNTTNGRLRVLMRREQVLKVCANHWITTTMNLKPLAGSDKAWMWLANDFSDGDAKLEQLAAKFKTPELAEEFKQKFEECQRLLLDIPLQTPHKLVDTGRTAHLIQKAEEMKSGLKDLKSFLTDEKTKIKDNESETDITSSNVSSLVIKPHAESTGPTLEWDNYDLREEALDDTVDTSVSASPIASSPIRKNLFRFGESTGGFSFSFQPGISPSKSPAKLNQSRASVGTDDEQDLTQDEERDGQYFEPVVPLPDLVEISTGEENEQVVFSHRAKLYRYDKDLSQWKERGIGDLKILQNYDTRRVRLIMRRDQVLKICANHWITAAMKLEPMMGAEKAWVWSAWDFAEGREGKVEQLAVRFKLQDVANTFKEVFEEAKNAQEKEVLLTPVTSRVATPQDAGAAGSAAAGAAIACGKAAIAVLEETTKECAELSSDSKTTADGSHSPANPSKAVVSPPKFVFGSDSLQKIFGTPKSASDGLDSASSFKAKDGGRPAQASSATPAFRIPEKGLDFRLFKDNPMAFWTSTSTTQFEPPAPPQAEEGNAGSDSDSEVEVVYVREPTAEQAALARKLLLPLTFFCYQNEPGYTSDDQTDDEDYESAVKALKGKLYPDPPQRKAAACANAVALQAETLSEPDCEVVWEKKPTPEEEEKAKSLQLPATFFCGLGTSDSDLDRDKSEDFETEVRKAQQDLDAQLNTASNTSSCPAELPEQDQTSDQPSEAQSEAPSSSSPIDLSTKKSPELDSSSSATAATATATATTTTTTASQDSLPFGFNTFGSFSFADLAKNTGEFAFGKKDSNFSWANAGATVFGSTVSSAPKNDAEEEGSDEEEAPNNVDIHFEPIVSLPEVETKSGEEDEEILFKERTKLYRWDRDLGQWKERGVGDIKILYHPIKHFYRILMRREQVLRVCANHTISQAMELKPMNTSANALVWTATDYAEGEGRVEQLAAKFKTPELAEAFKKTFCECQSHMGQRSNDASSISSPHMSRAQEHSRESNPRVFLTVAADSESLGTVTIELFSHKVPKTAENFRALCTGEKGFGLQDSIFHRVIPDFMCQGGDITNQDGTGGRSIYGGKFEDENFDVRHTGPGLLSMANRGRDSNNSQFFITLKKAEHLDFKHVVFGWVCDGMDVVRQMGELGTKNGKPSKRLVITDCGQL